The sequence CTCGAATCAATGGGAGGAAAGTTAATAGTAGTTCAAACTTCTCCCTTTACGCGTCTACAGTGTCTACTCGAGAAAGCTTTAATTCAGGATTAAGCTTAGCTTGATTTTCGATCACCATGGTCGTACTTTGATGACAACTAAAACCAATCTTCTCATAAAACTGCTGTTGATAAGTAGTCATTAAATATACTCTTTCTACTTGTCTTAAACGGGGATGAGTTAAAACAGATTCTACTAATTTAGTTCCTAAACCACAACCTCGATAATCGGGGTGAATAACTACATCCCAAACCGTAGCACGATAAATACCGT comes from Gloeocapsa sp. PCC 73106 and encodes:
- a CDS encoding GNAT family N-acetyltransferase, with translation MDCSQICFCAQKTKLDLLQLQELFNLTAFWAKERNLEDLEMAINNSDPVISVWDRTKLIGFARATSDGIYRATVWDVVIHPDYRGCGLGTKLVESVLTHPRLRQVERVYLMTTYQQQFYEKIGFSCHQSTTMVIENQAKLNPELKLSRVDTVDA